The following proteins come from a genomic window of Endozoicomonas sp. Mp262:
- a CDS encoding DUF4236 domain-containing protein, producing MGYRFRRTIKILPGVRLNLSKSGVSVSAGVKGASVTAGKNGVYANVGVPGSGLSYRTRIDKPGGSMKDRVDISHMRVPSAEDNIYFILDSSHRLLIQDDEGNSFPEEQAWRIRQHHWEDMTALLRMACARLNGPLLAITHIHESTPKPDSTFDWSLYYCPLDEPVPEEPGYQPISWLDRLLPWRRKAIEESNQRLESQYRSEQVAWQRKVDEHEQQQRARWNDRFASVANATAFLYEVLGRLEWPHKVDTRLIVDSTMKRIALETHFPEITELPGIEYKVQEKEWRLISKGLTPTKKRKLYMHYVHGIGFRLIGEIFRAIPVQTITFTGHTQRLNSATASFDEECLYSVKVPREAWQQVDFSTLDELSLPELMATFDLRRNMTKTGIFRSVEPFSVISSEQLAMSL from the coding sequence ATGGGATATCGCTTTCGTCGAACCATTAAAATTCTGCCCGGTGTTCGTTTAAATCTGTCCAAAAGTGGCGTCAGTGTCAGCGCAGGTGTTAAGGGTGCTTCGGTGACTGCCGGGAAGAACGGCGTCTATGCCAATGTTGGCGTACCCGGTTCCGGACTGTCCTACCGTACCCGAATTGATAAGCCAGGAGGCAGTATGAAAGACCGCGTTGATATCTCTCATATGCGGGTGCCGTCTGCCGAGGACAATATCTACTTTATTCTGGATAGTTCCCACAGGCTGTTGATACAGGATGATGAGGGCAATAGTTTCCCAGAAGAACAAGCCTGGCGCATTCGGCAACATCACTGGGAGGATATGACGGCATTGCTGCGGATGGCGTGCGCACGGTTAAATGGACCGTTATTGGCTATCACTCATATTCATGAGAGTACCCCCAAACCCGACAGCACCTTCGACTGGTCATTATATTATTGCCCACTGGATGAGCCGGTACCGGAAGAACCCGGTTATCAGCCCATTAGCTGGCTTGACCGTCTGCTGCCCTGGCGACGTAAGGCTATTGAAGAGTCAAACCAGCGACTGGAAAGCCAGTACCGAAGCGAACAGGTGGCATGGCAGCGCAAGGTTGATGAACATGAGCAACAGCAAAGAGCACGCTGGAATGACCGGTTTGCCTCGGTTGCCAATGCCACGGCGTTTCTTTATGAGGTTTTAGGACGGCTGGAGTGGCCTCATAAAGTGGATACCCGCTTAATCGTTGATAGCACCATGAAACGGATTGCGCTGGAGACGCATTTTCCCGAGATTACTGAGCTGCCCGGTATTGAATATAAAGTACAGGAAAAAGAGTGGCGGCTTATTTCAAAAGGGTTAACGCCCACCAAAAAAAGAAAGCTGTATATGCACTACGTACACGGCATTGGCTTTCGGCTTATCGGGGAAATATTCAGAGCCATACCTGTACAGACCATCACTTTCACCGGGCATACCCAGCGCCTGAATTCTGCGACAGCGTCGTTTGATGAAGAGTGCCTGTACTCTGTAAAGGTACCCCGTGAAGCGTGGCAGCAGGTGGACTTTTCAACGCTGGATGAGTTGTCTTTACCAGAGTTGATGGCAACCTTTGATCTGCGCAGGAATATGACCAAAACCG